The segment CTGCCCGGGGAGCCACTGCCTTTCTCCTATAACTCTCCATTTCGTATCCTTATCAGGCTGTTCTCGGCTGGCTTGACGTGGTTCAACAGCCACTTCAAGCGTTCGGATACCGAATCCCTGTCCGATATCGATCGCAACAATTTACTTAGGTGGCTGATTTCGAGGAGGCACTCCGCTATAACCTCCAGCCATTTTGTCCACCCTCATTGGGCAGAGTCACGTTCACGAGTCGGTAGGAGAATCCGCACCGGCGGAACCGCCGGAGAAAGAACAGTGCTACATGAGTTACTTGTGTTGTACCATTGGCCGCTATTCTCTCACGGTTGTGATGCTAGTCTTCGTGCTGTTCAGCAGCCCAGCCCAAGCCGAGCGGTATGTGGCAGGGCAGGCTGGAGCCACCTTTAACCCTAAAAGCGGCAGTCAACGTGTCAGATCGCCTGGGTCCCTCGTCAGCATCATGTTCCGCTACCAGATAGGTCGATTGGAACCATACGCAGGGGGATGGCTGGGTTCAACTTCGGGATCTGCTTCCAGCATAACGACCGCTGTGAAAAGGAAGGGGTTCGCTCTACACAAACTCTCAACACAGCCAAGAGGAAGGACCGACTTGATCAGCATCAGAAAGAACGGTCGATTAGTACTTATAGTTCCATCGACAATCGTCGATAGTGTCCTGGCCTCCTCATTCTAGACCGTTGCCTATGCTGTCACCGAAGCCAACCGGCTATTGATCGCTCGTACGCCCACTCCACTCTTCAGCACGATCTCACAAACATGATCCAGTCGCTCGATATGCTCGTAAGCCGCCCAGGGATCCATGGCGACCGAACAAACTCCGTGATTTGCCTGCCCCACAATGTCGAACTCAAGCGTGCCATCTTTTCCAAGACCTAAGCCCTCCGACGTTGCATCGGCCAGATCACGAGATAAAGCCGGCAGCGGCGGGACCGTGGGCCCTACTCTGGTGTAGCGGGCAATTTCCGGAAATTCCGAGCTGATTGCCTGCAAGTCGATCCCTGCATAGATAGCCGCCACAACGTGCGTGGCGTGGACATGAACGACGGTGCGCGTCCGCTTGGAATCACGCTGCAGATTCCAGTGCATCCACAGTTCTCCCGATGGCTTTTGTCCATCTCTTACGCTGGGGACCAGCCGACCGGTCAACGGATCGGTAATAATTTCCAGCCTGACGACATGCTCAGGGTGAACGATCGTCTTGCGCCAACTGGAGGGCGTGATGTACAGATACCTCCCTTCCCGCTTCCTCATACTGATATTGCCGTCTCTCGTCGTGATCCAACCTCGCTCATAACAACGTCTCATGACATCGCCGATGGCCGTCAGCATGATTCCTCCATTTAAAACACAGAATAGCTCTGATATGGTTTGGTTATCGGCGTCTTAAGCCGACTTTGGAGCCGTCTTCAAAGCGCACCATCACAGGAGTGCACATTGTACACCATGAACGATGACATGATCACCGACATCGCTTCGTCGTTTCAACCGCCATTACCCCTCCGGAACGCTCATCTCATGACCCTCGTCCCCCGCTACGTGCCGCGGGACACGTCCTTGGCAGGATTGCCTCAGGAGTCGCGTTACTTTCCTGTTGAGCCACATGCACAGCTTCTGGGATTCTGCCATTGGCAAGACGATCGCAAGGCGTCCGCCACAGTGGTGCTGGTTCACGGCCTTGAGGGCTGCAGTGAATCGCGATACATGCGCGGCATTGCTGCAAAGGCCTATCGCACAGGCTTCAACGTCATCCGCATGAACCAGCGTACGTGCGGCGGCACGGAACATCTCTCCTCGACCCTTTATAACAGCGGCCTGAGCGGAGACTACCGGGCTATCGTGAAGGAGCTGGTACAACGCGATGGCCTCGAACGGATCTGGTTAGTCGGATATTCCATGGGTGGGAATCTTGTACTCAAAGCAGGTGGCGAGTTTGGCCGGACCGAGCCCGCGCTGACGGGAGTCGCAGCAGTATGCCCGAACATCAACCCGGCCGTTTGTGCTCGTGCATTGGAGGAGCCTCGTAATTTCATCTATCATCGCCACTTTCTCATGCGGTTGAAATCGAGATTGCGGAGAAAGGCGGCCCTGTTACCTAGGAAATGGGATCTTTCGCAACTCGATCGGATCGCCACGATCAGCGAATTTGATGATCGCTACACGGCTCACGATGGAGGCTATCAAAACGGCGCCGATTATTACGATCGGGCAGGCGCACGCCATGTGCTCGATGCCATCGCAGTTCCTACCCTCATTATTACGGCGCAAGACGATCCGTTTATTCCATACTCGATGTTCACCGCCCCGACGATTAAGCGGCACCGTCACATTCGTGTGGTCGCGCCTCGCTACGGAGGTCATTGCGGGTTTTTTCACCGAGGCCTGAACGGAGAAGACCCGTACTGGGCGGAGAACCGCATCGTGGACTTTTTACTGGGGCTGCTGTGAGAGCCCCTCACTCAAGCTCGTCTCATGCATGACAAAGTGAGTGACTACACGATCACGCTTTGTAAGTGGGTCCGCACATCTTCCAGATAGGTCTTAAACGGGTCCGGCATGGGAAACGGGGCATGACCGCGCACTTGGAAAATCGACCAGTTGATGACATAGGGAGGGAACAATCCATCAGGCGCTGGAAACTGATCCATTCCTGAGGCTGGCCCCTCATTCAGGAGATGTCTGACCAGTTCACTGCGGCCGTAGGCACGCGTGTTTTTCGGCGCCGTTTCCATCGCCAGATGGATGAGGCGGTCTGTCGTTACCCGAGGGGCACGCCCCTCTTCCAATAATCCATGATACAACCCTTTCTCGTGATTCAGATTGTGATACTCCAAATCCAAGCTTTTCATCATGGGATCGACCCAGTCGACATGTTCCGCTTCTCGAAAGCATTCCAGCAACCACAGTTTGGACGCCCAGTCGACACGCCCGACGAGCTTTTGATAATCGCCGCGCAGGTCATGGAGCACCGATGCCCATTGGACAAGCACCCAATCGGTTTCTTCATCCTGCCCCTTGCAATACCGAACCGCACAGTCAAGAAACCGTTCTTGAATATCCAAAGCCGACATCGTTTTTTGAGACTGCAACTGGATCAACCAGCGCCGTTCTTGATCCTGGGAAATCTCTTGGAGCGCGTCCACCGGCTCGTCGATCTCTAAATCCTGAGGCGCATGTCCTTCCTCAATGAGCTGCAGCACCAGCCCTGTCGTTCCGAGCTTCAATGCCGTCGCATATTCGGCCATATTGGAATCGCCCAGCAGCAGATGAATCCTTCGGTATTGATTGGGATCGGCCAAAGGCTCATCTCTCGTGTTCACGATGGCTCGATTGTGTTGCACCCATTCGAAGAAATCGTTCACGATATAGTCGGCACGTTGGGAGATTTGAAAGGGCAGCTCCGATACATGATGCACACCGAGAGCCGAACGTGGAAGGATTAACCGATCCGTCTGAATCCAGGCATCTTGTGGAGCGGCGGAACCGACACGCCCGGAGCCGGTAAAAATCTGCCGGGTCACAAGAAACGTCACGAGTGGAGCAAGCCCGCGCCTCGAAAAAGGAAACCGTCGAGATACCAGATAGTTCTCATGCGAGCCGAAAGTCGCGTCGGTTTCATGATCGATGTTGTTCTTGATCAAGGACACCTGTTCTGAGAAGCCGAGCTCTTCGAGAGCTTGCTGTAGCAGGTGATCTCCGGCACGATCGGACGCCACGACATCGGTGAGAGAATGACATTCCGGCGAGGCATACTCCAAATGCCCCATGTCCAAATAGATTCGTCCGGCGTTGGCGAGAAATCCCCCATTGCCGGGAGGCTCATCATGCCCACGATGATGAAGGTCGAGGACGCCTCTTCGCTGGACATGGAACAGCTGGTCACGGAGCCTATGGGCAAACCAGGTCGGTGAATGATCAGGGTGATCCTCGTGAATCAAGAGCCCGTATTCAGTCTCCAAGCCGAAGATACGGTTTAACATGAGATCACGAGAGTGATGGGTTCAGATCCGTCGGGAGCACTGCTTCCAACTCATCGGCCTCAAGAGCTCGATACTTGGATGGTCCTTGCACCTGTCGATCCAGCAGAGCACATTCCATCGTCTTTTCGGCAATGCACCGACGCACATGCGCATATAGAGTCTCCGCATCAGTCACCTGCTCAGTCGTGTCGATCATTGCTTCGTTATGGCCTTCGCCATCCTCCAGTGCCGATCGTTGCGCTCGATCACCGATCGCCCACGTACGAATCGCCGCACCCACAGCGTCCTTCAGGGACACGATGGACTGTTGCCGGACATACCCGATCATTCTCTGCTCTACCACCGACGTAGCGGCAAGCACCGCACACCGACTCTTTTCCTCAAAAGTACCGTCGTAGTTGATCGTCAAGAAGCCGTCTCTCCCAGCTTTCTGGCTCAATTCTGCCAGGAGGATTTTCACGATGAAGGGGGCTTTGAACACCTCTTCGAACGCTTGTTTGATGACCGGCGCGATGCCGTACTTCACCAGGCGGCTCCCGGTCACATCGGAAGCGGAACGATTGAATCCTTCGACGTGAGCCATTTCCAGCAGATTGAACCGCAGCTTCTCCAGGTCGGCCGGGTGCCCCATACCTCCCAGGGCTAAACGATCGTAAATCTCATATAACTTAGGCGTACCTTTGCTCATTGTCATGAGCAGAATGCCGTGCTCGTACGCGACCCCGACGACGGGTGTGCCCTCCTTAAGCTGATCGTCCAGGTATTGCCGGCGATTTCCGACTGCTTCCACCCATCGATATGGCTCTTCATACATAACTAATGCCCCTTACACACTTCGCGCAACCCTTGATTCAAACAGCGATCGGAGCTGAAGATCCGGCATCGCTCTGACACCACCGGCCGTGATGAACTTAATGACCGGATAGAGACCGGCATCACGGTTGACTCCGCCGGTCGCACTGTCGAATTCTGCGGCACTCGTCAATAGTCGCAACGCCTGAACGGTTGCCTGCTCTTCCGGCATCGTGCTCAAGGGCTGTTCGCCCCATGTATTCAAGTAATGAAGGATCCCTCGGATTGTCGATGAGCCGGACCCCGATACCGCATATTCCACTCCCTCGAACTCCGCGCCGAGAATGTCGTAAAAGTAGATTTTCGCTGCCTCTTGCCCGGCATCGTAACCGGCAAAGATCGGGGCTACAGCTCCGGTCCCCGCTAAGGCCGCCGCGACATTCTCCTTCAACAATTTGGAGAGAGCGCGGAGCTTCCCCTCAAAGCTCAGCTCTTGGAGTTGTGTCCGCCGATAATACTTGAAAGAATGTTCAAGGATGCGCGCCATTTCATAGGCGGTCGCGGGCACTCCGGCGATCGCCATCACACTATGTTGGTCGATCTCCAATACCTTATCAGTGCGGTCGTACATCACCATATTTCCGGCGGTCGCGCGACGATCTCCAGCGACCAGAACGCCTTCACGATATTTAAAGGCAAGGATGGTTGTGGCGGTCGTCAATTCCTGCCTTGCTCCCGCCTGCCCCGACACTCCAAACACATATCCTTGCTCTTTCAAAAGCTTATAGAAATCACCCTGTATGCCCATCTGTTCCTCAGTGCTGAGTGCGAAGTGCTGAGTGCTGACTCCGACTGGAACAGCATCACTCTGAGTCTGCTCCCCGCGCAGCACTCAGAACTCAGCACTGCTTCACTACTCCCCCGTCCTCTGCCGATACCGTTCTGCCTGTTTGGGATCGACTTTCCGCATTCGCTTCATCAGATTGTCCTTGTCCGGCGATCCCGTCTCTGGGCGGCGTGGTCCACTTCCTTCTTCTGGGCTGGGAGATTTTGGCATGGGATCGACTGGACCCTCGCGCCGTTCCGGCATCATGTTGTGTTTCATGTCCCCGTATCCTTTCTGCGACTCCACGCTGTCAGCGCATCAGCCGGTGAATGGGCATGTTGGAAGATGTCTGTACACCGTCGGACTTCCTGCGGATTGAAGAGGTCCCCCATGTCCAAATGATGGGTGCGAAGCCCGCCCGCGAACTGAATCCGTTCCCACTGCATCGACGTAATCTGATTCGAAAATTTCTGCACGCAGAGTCCACGCAGCCCGCCACGAGTATCGCTCGGGCCGTTCTGAAGCGCTTCATCGATCGCCTCGTCGGTCGTCATCCGCCAAGCTTTCCCATCTGCTTCCAGTCCCAGATAGAGGCCCTGTTCCGGGTCCACGTTGTGATACTCCAAGTCCAGGCTGGCCAACCAGGGATCGTCCCAGCCGATACGTTCTTCCTGCATGAACGTTTCGAGCAACCACTGTTTCGTGACCCAGTCCAGCTTCCCCACCAACTGCGAGCGGTCTTGAGACAATAGGCGTAAGGTGTCACTCCACTCGTTCAACAGCCAATCCGATTCCTCATCGGCGCCTGCCAACTCGCGGCCTGCCGCCTCACAGTAACGCTCTTGAAGCTCTAACGCTGAAAGCCTCCGTCCGCTTTTGAGACGAACCGCAGCTTTCAGGTCTGGATCACGCGATAACTGTTTCACTGCGGCCACCGGCTGATCCAGCTCGATGTTCGGCATAGCCCCTCGCTCGATGAGGTCGAGCACGAGTCTGGTCGTCCCCACCTTCAGCGCCGTCGCATACTCGCACATGTTGGCATCGCCGATGATGAGATGGAGCCGGCGAAATTTCCTGCGATCAGCGTGCGGTTCATCTCGGGTGTTGAGAATCGGTCGGTTATGCATCGTGTCGACGCCCAACTCCGCTTCAATAAAGTCGGCGCGCTGCGAGAGCTGATACTGTCCTGGAACATAACCAGACTCCTGTGCTTCGGTCCCGACCTTTCCCGCACCGGCGATGACTTGCCGACTCACCAAGAACGGCACCAAGCCGGCAACGAGAGCCGGAAAGGGAACAGCCCGCGAGACAAGATAATTGTCGTGACATCCATAGCTGTGACCATGGAAATCCGTGTTGTTCTTATACAGTCGGACGTGACCTCCTCCGAGCACGTGATTGCGCCGCTGGGCGGCGCGTAGAACGATACATTCCCCCGCGCGATCTTGGGCAAGCAGAGCTCTGATCGTCCGGCATTCCGGCGTCGAATACTCCGGATGCGTATGATCGTTGTAGAATCGAGCGCCGTTCGGCAACACGAGATCGCTCTTCATTTCATGGAATGAAAAGGGGCGATGGGCATCCATCTTCGCAAACTCATCTTCTTCCTTATCTTGCTGGAGACCGGAGACACGAAAGCCACGAGCATCTTCATGCGGATCTTCGCCGGCATAATCCCACCGGCGTTCAAAAGAAGCTTCCAGATAGGCCCGCACCAATTCCATCGATTCCACGACCGGATCTATCTCGGGTACGTCATCCCTCGTAATTCCATACTCGGTTTCGATGCCAAAAAGACGCATGGTTCGTTAGATGTGAACGGTAAAGCGTGAATCAGGCCCCATCCGGGCCCTCAACCTTTCACCTTGGCTTCTCACATTTCACGTCTTCAGATGATCTGATTCACGGGTCGTTCTTCCGTCTGACGCCCCCGCCGGAACGAGGAAATTCCAATCACCTGTTCCGGGTGATGATCCAGCAGCTTCAGCCACTCCTCCGCAGCATCGTCAGGCGGCAACATGTCACCCTCTCGAAATTCCTCTGAGACGGAATCCAAGAGGTCTTTGGCCTGCAGTCCTGACTGTTGCCCCGACTGAACGGTACGATCGATCGCCTTTTCCTTGGCACGCTGCACGATCGAGGCCAAGATAGCTCCGCTCACCAAATCACCGCGATACAGCACCTTGTTTTGCCCGCTCCTGAGCCGGATCGACAGAAGCCGATTATCCTCCGTTCGATGGAAGATCGACTCAATGATGTCTTCGACGAGCGAGGCCACTGCCTGCATCTGCTCACCGCCCCGCTCCTTCACCAGCACTGGGTCCAGCGGCAGATCCGCAGTCAAATAGACCTTCAGAATCTCGGCTGCAGCGTCCTTGTTCGGCCGACTCACTTTGATTTTCCGATCGATCCGGCCTGGGCGCAGCACCGCCGGATCGATCAAATCAGGGCGGTTGGAAGCTAAAATAATGAC is part of the Nitrospira sp. genome and harbors:
- a CDS encoding proteasome accessory factor PafA2 family protein, translating into MLNRIFGLETEYGLLIHEDHPDHSPTWFAHRLRDQLFHVQRRGVLDLHHRGHDEPPGNGGFLANAGRIYLDMGHLEYASPECHSLTDVVASDRAGDHLLQQALEELGFSEQVSLIKNNIDHETDATFGSHENYLVSRRFPFSRRGLAPLVTFLVTRQIFTGSGRVGSAAPQDAWIQTDRLILPRSALGVHHVSELPFQISQRADYIVNDFFEWVQHNRAIVNTRDEPLADPNQYRRIHLLLGDSNMAEYATALKLGTTGLVLQLIEEGHAPQDLEIDEPVDALQEISQDQERRWLIQLQSQKTMSALDIQERFLDCAVRYCKGQDEETDWVLVQWASVLHDLRGDYQKLVGRVDWASKLWLLECFREAEHVDWVDPMMKSLDLEYHNLNHEKGLYHGLLEEGRAPRVTTDRLIHLAMETAPKNTRAYGRSELVRHLLNEGPASGMDQFPAPDGLFPPYVINWSIFQVRGHAPFPMPDPFKTYLEDVRTHLQSVIV
- a CDS encoding class II aldolase/adducin family protein, with the protein product MLTAIGDVMRRCYERGWITTRDGNISMRKREGRYLYITPSSWRKTIVHPEHVVRLEIITDPLTGRLVPSVRDGQKPSGELWMHWNLQRDSKRTRTVVHVHATHVVAAIYAGIDLQAISSEFPEIARYTRVGPTVPPLPALSRDLADATSEGLGLGKDGTLEFDIVGQANHGVCSVAMDPWAAYEHIERLDHVCEIVLKSGVGVRAINSRLASVTA
- a CDS encoding alpha/beta fold hydrolase — its product is MNDDMITDIASSFQPPLPLRNAHLMTLVPRYVPRDTSLAGLPQESRYFPVEPHAQLLGFCHWQDDRKASATVVLVHGLEGCSESRYMRGIAAKAYRTGFNVIRMNQRTCGGTEHLSSTLYNSGLSGDYRAIVKELVQRDGLERIWLVGYSMGGNLVLKAGGEFGRTEPALTGVAAVCPNINPAVCARALEEPRNFIYHRHFLMRLKSRLRRKAALLPRKWDLSQLDRIATISEFDDRYTAHDGGYQNGADYYDRAGARHVLDAIAVPTLIITAQDDPFIPYSMFTAPTIKRHRHIRVVAPRYGGHCGFFHRGLNGEDPYWAENRIVDFLLGLL
- a CDS encoding proteasome accessory factor PafA2 family protein — encoded protein: MRLFGIETEYGITRDDVPEIDPVVESMELVRAYLEASFERRWDYAGEDPHEDARGFRVSGLQQDKEEDEFAKMDAHRPFSFHEMKSDLVLPNGARFYNDHTHPEYSTPECRTIRALLAQDRAGECIVLRAAQRRNHVLGGGHVRLYKNNTDFHGHSYGCHDNYLVSRAVPFPALVAGLVPFLVSRQVIAGAGKVGTEAQESGYVPGQYQLSQRADFIEAELGVDTMHNRPILNTRDEPHADRRKFRRLHLIIGDANMCEYATALKVGTTRLVLDLIERGAMPNIELDQPVAAVKQLSRDPDLKAAVRLKSGRRLSALELQERYCEAAGRELAGADEESDWLLNEWSDTLRLLSQDRSQLVGKLDWVTKQWLLETFMQEERIGWDDPWLASLDLEYHNVDPEQGLYLGLEADGKAWRMTTDEAIDEALQNGPSDTRGGLRGLCVQKFSNQITSMQWERIQFAGGLRTHHLDMGDLFNPQEVRRCTDIFQHAHSPADALTAWSRRKDTGT
- a CDS encoding ubiquitin-like protein UBact — translated: MKHNMMPERREGPVDPMPKSPSPEEGSGPRRPETGSPDKDNLMKRMRKVDPKQAERYRQRTGE
- a CDS encoding proteasome subunit alpha, giving the protein MGIQGDFYKLLKEQGYVFGVSGQAGARQELTTATTILAFKYREGVLVAGDRRATAGNMVMYDRTDKVLEIDQHSVMAIAGVPATAYEMARILEHSFKYYRRTQLQELSFEGKLRALSKLLKENVAAALAGTGAVAPIFAGYDAGQEAAKIYFYDILGAEFEGVEYAVSGSGSSTIRGILHYLNTWGEQPLSTMPEEQATVQALRLLTSAAEFDSATGGVNRDAGLYPVIKFITAGGVRAMPDLQLRSLFESRVARSV